One genomic region from Streptomyces sp. NBC_01431 encodes:
- a CDS encoding alpha/beta fold hydrolase, which produces MTEPEPGTGSPGGTGSPVRIDGPWTHRDVAANGARFHIAELGDGPLVLLLHGFPQFWWTWRHQLTALADAGFRAVAMDLRGVGGSDRTPRGYDPANLALDITGVIRSLGEPDAALVGHDLGGYLAWTAAVMRPKLVRRLVVSSMPHPRRWRSAMLADMKQTTAGSYVWGFQRPWLPERQLVADDGALVGRLVRDWSGPRQPEDEAVETYRRAMCIPSTAHCSIEPYRWMVRSMARPDGIQFNRRMKRPVRVPTLHLHGSLDPVMRTRSAAGSGEYVEAPYRWRLFDGLGHFPHEEDPVAFSAELINWLKDPEPDR; this is translated from the coding sequence ATGACCGAACCCGAGCCCGGTACCGGAAGCCCTGGCGGCACCGGCAGCCCCGTCCGCATCGATGGTCCCTGGACCCACAGGGACGTGGCGGCCAATGGTGCGCGCTTCCACATCGCCGAACTCGGCGACGGGCCACTGGTGTTGCTCCTGCACGGCTTCCCGCAGTTCTGGTGGACCTGGCGCCATCAGCTGACCGCGCTGGCCGACGCCGGGTTCCGGGCGGTGGCGATGGACCTGCGCGGTGTGGGCGGCAGCGACCGCACCCCGCGCGGCTACGACCCGGCCAACCTCGCGCTCGACATCACCGGGGTCATCCGCTCGCTCGGCGAGCCCGACGCGGCCCTCGTCGGACACGACCTGGGCGGCTACCTGGCGTGGACGGCGGCCGTGATGCGCCCCAAGCTGGTGCGCCGGCTCGTGGTGTCCTCGATGCCGCACCCCCGGCGCTGGCGCTCGGCGATGCTCGCCGACATGAAGCAGACCACGGCCGGCTCCTACGTCTGGGGGTTCCAGCGGCCGTGGCTGCCGGAGCGTCAACTGGTCGCGGACGACGGTGCGTTGGTCGGCCGACTCGTACGGGACTGGTCGGGCCCGCGCCAGCCCGAGGACGAGGCCGTGGAGACCTACCGGCGCGCCATGTGCATCCCCTCCACCGCGCACTGCTCGATCGAGCCGTACCGGTGGATGGTCCGGTCGATGGCGCGACCCGACGGCATCCAGTTCAACCGGCGGATGAAGCGCCCCGTGCGGGTTCCGACGCTGCATCTGCACGGCTCGCTCGACCCGGTGATGCGGACCCGCAGCGCTGCGGGCTCCGGCGAATACGTCGAAGCGCCCTACCGCTGGCGGCTGTTCGACGGTCTGGGGCACTTCCCGCACGAGGAGGACCCGGTCGCGTTCTCGGCCGAACTGATCAACTGGCTGAAGGATCCGGAACCGGACCGCTGA
- a CDS encoding phage holin family protein, which yields MSDPSHNAGSAERSLGQLVAAATAEMSALVHDEIALAKAELRQDVKRGATGGLAISTAGVFVLFSLPVLSFAAAYGIHNLGLGLAWSFLIVGGAFLLLAAVLGLLAVAKFKKVKPPEKSIASAKATAATLQGVKPHPRPATLQGTVTEASPAVARSSA from the coding sequence ATGAGCGACCCCAGCCACAACGCCGGCAGCGCCGAACGCAGCCTCGGCCAGCTGGTCGCCGCCGCGACCGCCGAGATGTCCGCCCTGGTGCACGACGAGATCGCGCTGGCCAAGGCCGAACTGCGGCAGGACGTCAAGCGCGGGGCGACCGGTGGCCTCGCCATCAGTACGGCCGGCGTGTTCGTGCTGTTCTCGCTGCCGGTGCTGAGCTTCGCGGCGGCGTACGGGATCCACAATCTGGGGCTCGGGCTCGCCTGGTCGTTCCTGATCGTCGGCGGGGCGTTCCTGCTGCTCGCGGCGGTGCTCGGGCTGCTCGCCGTGGCCAAGTTCAAGAAGGTCAAGCCGCCGGAGAAGTCGATCGCGTCGGCGAAGGCGACGGCCGCCACCCTCCAGGGAGTCAAGCCGCATCCGCGCCCGGCCACCCTCCAGGGCACGGTCACCGAGGCCTCCCCCGCTGTGGCACGCTCGTCTGCATGA
- the nhaA gene encoding Na+/H+ antiporter NhaA, translating into MAIPTPSKRKFLGRLSLPERNFVAEALRAETVGGVLLLVAAIIALIWANTFSSGYESVRDFHLGIGSLGLDLSVEHWAADGLLAIFFFVAGIELKRELVAGELRDPKAAALPVIAAVCGMAVPALVYTLVNVVGNGSLGGWAVPTATDIAFALAVLAVIGTSLPSALRAFLLTLAVVDDLFAILIIAVFFTSSINFAALGGAVLGLAVFWLLLRKGVRGWYVYVPLALVIWGLMYNSGVHATIAGVAMGLMLRCHRIDGEEHSPGEHIEHLVRPVSAGLAVPLFALFSAGVSIRGGAIADVFTRPETLGVVLGLVVGKAVGIFGGTWLAARFTKAELNDDLAWPDVFAVASLAGIGFTVSLLIGELAFGGQDKLTDEIKAAVLMGSLIAAVLSSVLLKLRVRTYKALVEDEERDDDQDGIPDVYEMDKPEYHLRMAAIYENKAAEHRRLAQLAGAGRDDGDSAT; encoded by the coding sequence GTGGCCATACCCACCCCCAGCAAGCGCAAGTTCCTCGGACGCCTCTCGCTCCCCGAGCGCAACTTCGTCGCGGAGGCGCTGCGCGCCGAGACCGTCGGCGGCGTCCTGCTGCTCGTGGCCGCGATCATCGCCCTGATCTGGGCCAACACCTTCAGCTCCGGGTACGAATCGGTACGCGACTTCCATCTGGGCATCGGCTCCCTGGGTCTCGACCTCTCCGTGGAGCACTGGGCGGCCGACGGGCTGCTCGCGATCTTCTTCTTCGTGGCCGGCATCGAGCTCAAACGCGAACTCGTCGCCGGCGAACTGCGCGACCCCAAGGCTGCCGCCCTGCCGGTGATCGCGGCCGTGTGCGGCATGGCCGTGCCCGCGCTCGTCTACACGCTGGTGAACGTCGTCGGCAACGGCTCCCTCGGCGGCTGGGCCGTACCGACCGCCACGGACATCGCCTTCGCGCTCGCCGTCCTCGCGGTCATCGGCACCTCGCTGCCCTCCGCGCTCCGCGCCTTCCTGCTCACCCTCGCCGTCGTCGACGACCTCTTCGCGATCCTGATCATCGCCGTCTTCTTCACCAGCAGCATCAACTTCGCCGCCCTCGGCGGGGCCGTCCTCGGGCTCGCCGTCTTCTGGCTGCTGCTCAGGAAGGGCGTGCGGGGCTGGTACGTCTACGTCCCGCTCGCCCTCGTCATCTGGGGGCTGATGTACAACAGCGGCGTACACGCCACCATCGCCGGTGTCGCGATGGGCCTGATGCTCCGCTGCCACCGCATCGACGGCGAGGAACACTCCCCCGGCGAGCACATCGAGCACTTGGTGCGCCCGGTCTCGGCCGGCCTCGCGGTGCCGCTGTTCGCACTCTTCTCGGCCGGCGTCTCCATCAGGGGCGGCGCGATCGCCGACGTCTTCACCCGGCCCGAGACGCTCGGCGTGGTGCTCGGCCTGGTCGTCGGCAAGGCAGTCGGCATCTTCGGCGGCACCTGGCTCGCGGCCCGCTTCACCAAGGCCGAGCTCAACGATGACCTGGCCTGGCCCGACGTCTTCGCCGTCGCCTCGCTGGCCGGCATCGGCTTCACCGTCTCGCTGCTCATCGGCGAACTCGCCTTCGGCGGCCAGGACAAGCTGACCGACGAAATCAAGGCGGCCGTCCTGATGGGCTCGCTGATCGCGGCCGTGCTGTCCTCGGTCCTGCTCAAACTGCGGGTGCGCACCTACAAGGCGCTCGTCGAGGACGAGGAGCGCGACGACGACCAGGACGGCATCCCCGATGTGTACGAAATGGACAAGCCGGAGTACCACCTGCGGATGGCGGCGATCTACGAGAACAAGGCGGCCGAGCACCGCAGGCTGGCCCAACTCGCGGGGGCGGGGCGCGATGACGGCGACAGTGCGACATGA
- the acs gene encoding acetate--CoA ligase, producing MSNESLANLLKEERRFAPPAELAANANVTAEAYERAEADRLGFWAEQARRLTWDTEPTETLDWSNPPFAKWFADGRLNVAYNCVDRHVEAGNGDRVAIHFEGEPGDSRSLTYAELKDEVSRATNALIELGVQAGDRVAVYLPMIPEAAVAMLACARIGAAHSVVFGGFSADAVASRIQDADAKLVITADGGYRRGKPSALKPAIDDAVAKCPQVEHVLVVRRTGQDTAFTEGRDVWWHDIVARQSAEHTPTAFDAEHPLFILYTSGTTGKPKGILHTSGGYLTQAAYTHNAVFDLKPESDVYWCTADIGWVTGHSYIVYGPLANGATQVMYEGTPDTPHQGRFWEIVQKYGVTILYTAPTAIRTFMKWGDDIPAKFDLSSLRILGSVGEPINPEAWMWYRKHIGADKCPIVDTWWQTETGAMMISPLPGATETKPGSAQRALPGISATVVDDEAHEVPNGGGGYLVLTEPWPSMLRTIWGDDQRFIDTYWSRFEGKYFAGDGAKKDDDGDIWLLGRVDDVMLVSGHNISTTEVESALVSHPSVAEAAVVGAADETTGQAIVAFVILRGSAAESDGLVEELRAHVGSALGPIAKPKRVLPVAELPKTRSGKIMRRLLRDVAENRELGDVTTLTDSSVMALIQTQLPSAASED from the coding sequence GTGAGTAACGAAAGCCTGGCCAACCTGCTCAAGGAGGAGCGGCGGTTCGCGCCGCCCGCCGAGCTGGCCGCGAACGCCAACGTGACGGCGGAGGCGTACGAGCGGGCCGAGGCGGACAGGCTGGGCTTCTGGGCCGAGCAGGCCCGGCGCCTGACCTGGGACACCGAGCCGACCGAGACCCTCGACTGGTCCAACCCGCCCTTCGCGAAGTGGTTCGCCGACGGCAGGCTGAACGTCGCGTACAACTGCGTCGACCGCCATGTCGAGGCCGGAAACGGCGACCGGGTCGCCATCCACTTCGAGGGCGAGCCCGGCGACAGCCGCTCCCTCACCTATGCCGAGCTCAAGGACGAGGTGTCAAGGGCCACCAACGCCCTTATCGAGCTGGGCGTCCAGGCCGGCGACCGGGTCGCGGTCTATCTGCCGATGATCCCCGAGGCGGCCGTCGCGATGCTCGCCTGCGCGCGCATCGGCGCCGCGCACTCCGTGGTCTTCGGTGGCTTCTCGGCCGACGCCGTCGCCTCCCGCATCCAGGACGCCGACGCCAAGCTCGTCATCACCGCCGACGGCGGCTACCGGCGCGGCAAGCCGTCCGCCCTGAAGCCCGCGATCGACGATGCCGTCGCCAAGTGCCCCCAGGTCGAGCACGTCCTGGTGGTCCGCCGCACGGGCCAGGACACGGCGTTCACCGAGGGCCGCGACGTGTGGTGGCACGACATCGTCGCCCGCCAGTCGGCGGAGCACACGCCCACCGCCTTCGACGCCGAGCACCCGCTGTTCATCCTCTACACCTCGGGTACGACGGGTAAGCCGAAGGGCATCCTGCACACCTCGGGCGGCTACCTCACCCAGGCCGCGTACACCCACAACGCGGTGTTCGACCTGAAGCCGGAGAGCGACGTCTACTGGTGCACCGCCGACATCGGCTGGGTCACCGGGCACTCGTACATCGTCTACGGGCCGCTCGCCAACGGCGCGACCCAGGTCATGTACGAGGGCACCCCGGACACCCCGCACCAGGGGCGGTTCTGGGAGATCGTGCAGAAGTACGGCGTGACCATCCTCTACACCGCGCCGACCGCGATCCGTACGTTCATGAAGTGGGGCGACGACATCCCCGCCAAGTTCGACCTGAGCAGTCTGCGGATCCTGGGTTCGGTCGGCGAGCCGATCAACCCCGAGGCGTGGATGTGGTACCGCAAGCACATCGGCGCCGACAAGTGCCCCATCGTGGACACCTGGTGGCAGACCGAGACCGGCGCGATGATGATCTCGCCGCTGCCCGGCGCCACCGAGACCAAGCCGGGTTCCGCCCAGCGCGCGCTGCCCGGAATCTCCGCCACCGTGGTGGACGACGAGGCGCACGAGGTTCCCAACGGCGGGGGCGGCTACCTGGTCCTGACCGAGCCGTGGCCGTCCATGCTGCGCACCATCTGGGGCGACGACCAGCGGTTCATCGACACCTACTGGTCGCGCTTCGAAGGCAAGTACTTCGCCGGTGACGGCGCCAAGAAGGACGACGACGGCGACATCTGGCTGCTCGGCCGCGTCGACGACGTGATGCTGGTGTCCGGCCACAACATCTCCACCACGGAGGTCGAGTCCGCGCTCGTCTCGCACCCCTCGGTGGCCGAGGCCGCCGTGGTCGGTGCGGCCGACGAGACGACCGGGCAGGCCATCGTCGCCTTCGTGATCCTGCGCGGCAGCGCCGCCGAGTCCGACGGCCTGGTGGAGGAGCTGCGAGCCCACGTGGGCTCGGCGCTCGGCCCGATCGCCAAGCCGAAGCGGGTGCTGCCGGTGGCGGAGCTGCCCAAGACCCGCTCGGGCAAGATCATGCGGCGCCTCCTTCGCGATGTCGCCGAGAACCGTGAGCTGGGAGACGTCACGACCCTGACCGACTCCTCGGTGATGGCCCTGATCCAGACCCAGCTGCCGAGCGCCGCCAGCGAGGACTGA